One window from the genome of Lacerta agilis isolate rLacAgi1 chromosome 16, rLacAgi1.pri, whole genome shotgun sequence encodes:
- the NAA50 gene encoding N-alpha-acetyltransferase 50 isoform X1 produces MKGSRIELGDVTPHNIKQLKRLNQVIFPVSYNDKFYKDVLEVGELAKLAYFNDIAVGAVCCRVDHSQNQKRLYIMTLGCLAPYRRLGIGTKMLNHVLNICEKDGTFDNIYLHVQISNESAIDFYRKFGFEIIETKKNYYKRIEPADAHVLQKNLKVPCLGQNTDVQKSDN; encoded by the exons TAGCCGGATCGAGCTGGGTGATGTGACGCCACACAACATTAAGCAGCTGAAGCGGCTAAACCAAGTCATTTTTCCCGTCAGCTACAATGACAAGTTCTACAAGGATGTGTTAGAGGTTGGCGAGCTTGCCAAACTGG CCTATTTCAATGATATTGCAGTGGGTGCAGTGTGCTGTAGAGTAGATCATTCTCAGAATCAGAAAAGACTGTACATCATGACGCTTGGATGTCTGGCCCCTTACCGAAGGTTGGGGATAG GAACTAAAATGTTGAATCATGTGTTAAACATCTGTGAAAAAGATGGCACTTTCGACAATATCTATCT ACATGTCCAGATTAGCAATGAATCTGCTATTGACTTCTACAGAAAGTTTGGATTTGAGATCATTGAGACGAAGAAGAACTACTACAAGAGGATAGAACCAGCGGATGCTCATGTGCtgcaaaaaaacctcaaagtccCTTGTCTCGGCCAGAACACAGATGTGCAAAAGTCTGACAACTGA
- the NAA50 gene encoding N-alpha-acetyltransferase 50 isoform X2 — MKGRIELGDVTPHNIKQLKRLNQVIFPVSYNDKFYKDVLEVGELAKLAYFNDIAVGAVCCRVDHSQNQKRLYIMTLGCLAPYRRLGIGTKMLNHVLNICEKDGTFDNIYLHVQISNESAIDFYRKFGFEIIETKKNYYKRIEPADAHVLQKNLKVPCLGQNTDVQKSDN; from the exons CCGGATCGAGCTGGGTGATGTGACGCCACACAACATTAAGCAGCTGAAGCGGCTAAACCAAGTCATTTTTCCCGTCAGCTACAATGACAAGTTCTACAAGGATGTGTTAGAGGTTGGCGAGCTTGCCAAACTGG CCTATTTCAATGATATTGCAGTGGGTGCAGTGTGCTGTAGAGTAGATCATTCTCAGAATCAGAAAAGACTGTACATCATGACGCTTGGATGTCTGGCCCCTTACCGAAGGTTGGGGATAG GAACTAAAATGTTGAATCATGTGTTAAACATCTGTGAAAAAGATGGCACTTTCGACAATATCTATCT ACATGTCCAGATTAGCAATGAATCTGCTATTGACTTCTACAGAAAGTTTGGATTTGAGATCATTGAGACGAAGAAGAACTACTACAAGAGGATAGAACCAGCGGATGCTCATGTGCtgcaaaaaaacctcaaagtccCTTGTCTCGGCCAGAACACAGATGTGCAAAAGTCTGACAACTGA